CCGGCGCCACGCAGTTCCTCACGCTCGGGCCGGGCGCCGCGCTGAAGTCGCTCAACGACTGGCAGATGGCCGCCGCCCAGACGTCGATGATGCTCCAGCTCGTGCTGCACGACCTGCAGGCCAAGCAGACCGAGATCCAGACGCTGTACAAGCAGTACACCGACGAGGTCGCGACGTGGCACAAGGAGATCGAGCTCAAGGGCCCGGAGGAGGTCAAGAACGCCGAAGACCTCTACGCCAAGCACATCGCCGACATCCACCAGAAGTACACGTATCCGGCGCAGGTGATCGAGAGCAAGCTCGCTGACGCCTACTGGGACGGCTACAACGGTGTCGTCTCCAGCACGCCCGGCGTCTACGAGGGACCGACGAACGCGGTCGTCGCGCCGCCGCCGCTCGGTATGCCGAACATGCCCGGCCTGCCCGGCGCCGGTCCGGGCGCGCCGACGGCCATCCCACCGGGCCTGGCGCCGCCGACGCCGGTCAACCCGATGACCGCGAAGCCCGCTCCGCCCACGCCGCCGGTCGCTCCCGGCAAGGGTGGGCTGGCGCCGATCGGCCCGCTGAACCCGGTCAACGCCGGGCCACCGCCTCCGGTGGCGCCCGGCAAGATCGTCCCGCCGGTCGTCCCGCCGGTCGCACCGACGCTGGGGGTGCCGCCGCCGACGATCCTGCCGCCCTCGATCGCGAAGGGCGGCCCCGCGCTGCCTCCCGGCGCCCCACCGGCGCCGGCGCCCCCGCCGAACGTCCGGCCGCCGGTGGCACCGCCCGCACCGACTGCGCCGACGAGTCCGGTGGCGAAGTCACTGGTCAAGGGCGTACTGAAGCCGGGGGGAACCCCGGGAAACCCGAACTTGCCGCCGATGCCGGGCCGGGCGCGGCCGAACGCGACACCACCGGTACCGCCGGGCATGCGTCCGGGCAGCGACCGGCAGTCCCGGCTGGCCAGGCCGGTGTTGGGTGGTTCCGGCCCCGGCGGCGGTCCCAACACTCCGCCGCCGATGCCCGGCGGCGGGCGGCGTCCGGACGCACCGGGCGGCCCCGGCGGCATGCGGGCGATTCGTCCCGGCGGCCCGGGTGGCCCCGGCGGCTCCGCGGGGTTGCCGCCGTCCCCGTTCGCGGGGCCGCGGCCGCCGGGCCCGTCGGTCCTGGGCGGACGCACCGGGCGGCCGGGCGACCCAGGCATCCCTGGTGTGGGCCGTACGCAGCAACCGCCCGGCGCGTTGCCACCGCCCGGGGCCACCCGGCCGGTGCTGGATCGGCGCGCCGAGGCCCCGCCACCGCCACCGCCCGGACGGCAGGCGGCGCAGCGGCCGAACCTGTTCCGCCCGCAGCCCGGAAGCCTGCCCAGCCCCTGGGGCCCGTCGCCGCTGACCCGGCCGGCGGCTCCGGTGCTGAACCAGGCGGTCGGGCACCGGCCGGGGGCCACCGCGCCGATGGGCGTTCCGGACGCGCTGCGGGGCACCGCACCGGGCGCCACCGACCGGCCGACGGACGCGACCCGGCCGGTGACCCCGGCCGACCTGGCGGCGCGCCACCACGCGGACGCGGTGGCCCCGGTGCCGGTGGACCAGTCGCTGGCGGCCGACGCGCCGGTGGTCCGGGACGAGGACGTGTTCGCGCCGGTCACGCCCGGCGGTCCGGTGCTGGCGCAGGGCAGCACGCCGCCGGAGTACCGCACGGAGGAACGCGTCGCGCTCCCCGGGTCGGGCCAGTAGGGGGTCAGGGCAGCAGGGGTCAGGGCAGCAGCGTGTCCTTCGGGCCGCTGCTGCCCGCCGGGTAGTCCTGCAGCGGCACGTCATCCGCCCGCCAGGCCGCGAGCACCGGCTCGACGATGCGCCAGCACGTCTCGGCGGTGTCCCCGCGCACCGACAGCGTGGGGTCGTCGTCGATCACGCCGCGCAGGACCTCGCCGTACGGCGGAAGGTCGCCGGGGCCGAACTCCGAACCCAGCGTCACCGGGTCGAGCACGAAAGGGTCACCCGGCCCGTTGATGTTGACGTCGAGGTCGAGCCGGTCCGGCGTGAACCCGATCCGCAGCCGGTCGGGCCGCTCCGGGCCGGTGAGGCCGAGCGGCGTGCGGGGCGGCTCCCTGAACGTGATCACGGCTTCCTTGCGGAGGTTGCCGACGGCCTTGCCCGACCGCAGCCGGAACGGGACCCCCGCCCACCGCCACGTGTCGACGGCGACCACCATCTCGGCGAGCGTCTCGGTGTGCCGGGCGGCGTCCACACCGGGCTCGTCGGCGTAGGCCGGAAGCTGCCGGTCGCCGATCCGGCCCGCGGTGTAGCGGGCGCGGCGGCTGAAACCCACCGGGTCGTCGTTCCACACGCTGGTCGCGCGAAGCACCTGCGCCTTCCGGTCGCGGAACTCGTGCGCGTGCAGGCTCGGTGGGGCGTCCATCGTGAGCAGCGCCAGGATCTGCAGCAGGTGGCTCTGGACCATGTCCATCAGCGCACCGGCACTGTCGTAGTAGCCCGCGCGTGACTCCAGCCCGAGGTCCTCGTCGAACACGATGTCGACCGACGCCACGTGGACGTTGTTCAGCAGCGGCTCGAAGATGCGGTTGGCGAACCGCAGGCCGAGGATGTTCAGCACGGTCGACTTGCCGAGGAAGTGGTCGACGCGGTGGATCTGCGCCTCGGGGACGATCTGGGTCAGCAGGTCGTTCAGCGCGGTCGCGGAGGCCGCGTCGACGCCGAACGGCTTCTCGCAGGCGAGCCGGGTGCGCGCCGGAACGCCGATCTCGCGCAGCGCAGCGCACGCCTTCGCGGTGACCGACGGCGGCAGCGCGAAGAACACGATCACCTCACCCTGGCAGGCGTCGAGTAGCCGCTTCAGGTCCGCGCCGTGCGTCACGTCGGCGCGGAGGTAGCGGGCGGCGTCAGCGACCTGCGCGGCCCGTTCGCCCGGGGTGCCGAACGACTCGCGGACGCGGGCCCGCCAGCGTTCGTCGTCCCAGTCGTCGGTGCCCGCGCCCAGCAGCGCGAGGCCGTCCGCGCCGCCGGAATCGAGGAGGCGCCCGAGGCCGGGCAGGAGCAGCCGCGCGGTGAGGTCACCGCTGGCGCCGAGGATCAGCAGCGTCTGGCCTGGGTTCGTTCCGGTCATGGCATCACCATGCCCGGGGGGTCACCGGCGTATGCGCACTCGCTGACGCGATACCGGGGTATAACTCGCGCTTGGACCCCGGTAACGCGTCGATCAGCGGGCGGCGGGGGCTGGAGCCTCGTACCGGTGGGCGGGGCCGAACTGGGCGCGCTCGATGCGGGTCGGTTGCGTCCAGACGTAGCGGGGAGCGCCGTCGTCGAACAGCGCGAGCATGTCGTCCTGGAGGTTGCGGACCAGCGCGTGCGACTCCCGGGTGAGGCGGAGCAGCGACGTTCCCGCGGTCGCCTCCTCGGGCTCCAGCCGCTGCACCGCGACCAGGCTCGCCTCCCGGATCGCCGGGAACGCGTACGCGGTGAGCTGCGACACCACCGACAGCTGGGCCTGCCACGGCCCGAGCGTGCCGTTGACCGTTCCGGTCAGCGCGCTCCCGTCCCGGACGACGAGCACCGGGGCGTGCGGCGATGAGGGAGCCCGGAACGGGGTGTCGAGCGGGCGGACCAGCACGCGCTCGTCCGAGCCGGTGGCCCAGCGTCCGAAGCCGTTCCAGGCCTCCGGGCGTCCGGTGAGGACGGTCACGGATGCCCCGAGCGCCAGCGCGCGGAACACCAGGACGCGAGCCGCCCACAAACCGCCCACCAGCGCGATCCGGGTCGGCTCCGGCTGGAACAGGCGCGCGGTCGCCACCGTGTCGTCCGCGTCGAAACCGAGGACCAGGCCGGACGCGGTGCGCGGCGGGCTCAGCCGGCGCAGCGCCGGTCCGGTGGCGACGTGAGCGCCGACCGCGAGCCGGGGGAGCAGCCCCAGCCAGCGAGCGCGGCGGCGCCCGTTCGGCTGGACGGTTGCGCTGTAGACGGTGCCGGTCGGCGTGTGCGGCGGATCGGGCGGTGGGGAAGGGACCGCGGCGGCGACGGTGGCCGGAGGAGCGACGGCCGCCGCGTGCGCGGCCTGCCCGGCGGCAGCCGCGCCCCCCGGCGCGGACAGCACCCCCGGTTGGGCGACGCCCGGCTGCGCAAGGCCACCGGGCTGCGCAAGGCCACCGGGCTGGGCGAGGGCGCCGGGCTGGGCAGGAGTGCCAGGTCGGACCGTGCCCGGCTGGGGCAGCGCCCCAGGTGTGGGCGGCGCGGCGGGTCGCGCGGGCGCGGCCGGTGGATACGCCGCCGGGCCGCTCGGCATCGCGGCGCCGGGCGCCGGGCCGGTCGGTGCGGTCGCGGCGCCGGTGAGCCACGGCTGCCCCGGCGCTGCCGGGCGGCCGGGCGCGGGCATCTGCTGTCCGCCGCCGTACGGCTGGTGCGGGTGGCCCGACGCGGCCCCCGGCTGGGGCAGCGCCCCAGGCGAGGGCAGCGCGGAGTACGGCGCGGCCCCGGCGTGCGGAGCCCCGGCGTGTGGCTGCCCGGCGTGTGGCTGCCCGGCGTGCGGCGCGGGATAGGGCGGGCCGGAGCGCGGCGCGGAGTGCGGTGGTGCGGAGTGTGGCGGCGCGGAGTGGGGTGTTACCCCGGAGTGCGGTGGTGCGCTTGCGGGCGGTGGTGCCGAGTACGGGGGCCCGGACTGCGGCGCAGCAGTGTGCCGGGGCTCGCCCGACTCGGGCGTCGTCACAGGACTCCCACCCCGGTCGGCGCGGTCGCGTACACGGCCGGAGCCTGCTCCCCGTCGAGCGGGAACAGGTGCGCGCCGTGGTTCCGTGCGGTGGTGCGCAGGAGGGCGACCGTCCGGCCGATCGTCTCCGGCGCATCGACGACCCGGACCAGGCACCGCAGCTCGGCCCCACCGCTCCCCGGCGTCATCGCGAGGCTGATGCTGGTCAGCGCCGCGGGCGACCGGTACAGCGCGGCCAGCAGCGGCCCGCACCGGTCGAGCGACGGCCACGACCGGATCCAGAAGCACTGGTGGTCGAAGCCCGCCGCGCGCCACCCGCCCCAGGACTCCACGGCACTCCGCCGCTCGGTGCCCGCCGGGCTCACCTCCACCGCGAGCGAGTGGACCAGCGCGTCCAGCAGCCCGTCCCCGTCCAGCACCTGGTGGGCGAACCCGCTGCGCTTCAACACGTTCCCGATCCGCCGGACCAGCGCGCCCAGCACCGTCGGGACCTCGCTGATCGCCTCCGGCTCCGCGACCGCGACCTCGGCCACCGCCTTCGCCTCGATCCGCACGGTCACCCAGCAGAGCTGGTCGCCGACGCTGACCGGGGCGACCGTGACGTCGGTCCCGCCGCCGAGCGGGCGCAGCAACTCCCGATAGGACTCCGCCGCCGGATCGGTGCGGGCCGTGTCGTCGCCAGGGACCGTGTGCACGACCAGCTGCACGACGCTGCCGGGTTGCTCGGCGTCGGCCAGCGACCGGGCCAGCTGATCCAGCGGCGGCAACGCCTGCGCCTCACCGCGCAACCCAGGAGTCGGCTGCACCGCGACGACCGCGAACCAGCCCGCACCGTCCCGGCCCACCCCCAGGCGCGTACCGCCGACGCCCTCCACCGTCTCGACCGTCAGTTCCGGCGCCAGATCGCGCAGCGTGGTCAGCCGACGATCGTCCGCAAGCAACCGGGCGGACGCCCGACGACGGCGATACCGGGAGCGGAGCACCAGTCGCTCGGCCGCCCACCGCCCGCGGAAGCGGGCGAACACCACGACCGGGAGCACGACCGCGACCCCCCACAGCGCCGGACGCACCCATCCGGTGGCGTTCCAGCCGACCACCGCGAGCACGAGCGCCAGCTCCAGGCAGACGATCTGCAGAACGTTGACCGGACCGAGGTGACCGGGGCGACGCCGGCGACGGAGGGTGGCCGGTTCCTGATCGGTGGGTAACTGCGCACCCACGCGAGCGACCGCCCGTACGCGCGGCGAGTCGATCGTGGCCACTGCGCTTCCCTTCGGAGTCGAAAGGATTGGGGTCCCCTTCGGAATCGGATCTACTGCACGATAGCGCCGCCAGGTGACTACCAGGTGCCGTCGTCGTGCACGCGTGGCGGCGCCGCTCCGGTCACCAGCGTCGTCAGCGCGCGGTCGACGTCGTCGCCCAGGAACCACTCGCCGCCGGCGTCCAGCGCGAACACCCGCCCGTGCTCGTCGATCGCCAGCACCGCGTCGTCGACACCCTCGATGCCGAGCGGGAACACCGCGACGCCCAGCGCCCGCCCGAACGCGGCCAGCGTCGCCGCGCTCGGCGGAACCATCGTCGGGTCGACCGCGAACGGGCGGCGGCGCAGCGCGACCCCGGGACCGTCCTGATCGACGTAGAGCCCGGCGAACTCGGTCAGGGCCTGCTCGGCCGCCGGGAACGGCACGTACCGCGATCCGTCGGCGGCGGTCTGTGCGCACACCGTCCGGATCGCCTCGGCGGCCGCGTCGGCGACCGACCGGCCCTCGGTCCAGCCGGCGCGCTCCAGCACGGCTTGGACCTCGCCCGGAAACCGCTGCACCGTCGTCCTCCGCGTCTTCGTGCACCGGCAGATCCGAACGGCCGACGCTGGGAAACAACTTACTGGCCATGACCTACCCTCCCGGTATGCCGTCCGACCCATTGCCGTCCGCGCAGGCCACGCGTCGGCTCCCGGGCAGCGGCTGGGCCGCGCGGATCCGCCCGTTCGACTCGCCGGTGCTGCGGGTCCGGTACCGCGGCGGCATCGCGTACGACCTGGCCGGCCTGCCGGTCTGGGACCTGCTGGCCCGCGCGGTCGTGCAGCTCCCGGACCCGGAACCCGGTCTCACCGTGGACGAGATCCGGGTCGCCGACGTGCTGACCGCGAACGAGGTGATGCTCGCCACCGGTGACCCGCTCTGGTGGGTCAACGCGAACGACCACACGGCGCTGACGCCCCCGGGCTGGGTGTGGGCGCACCTGTTCGGCTCCCGGCGGGTCGCGCTGGTGCCGGCCGTGGCGTACGGGGCGTTCCGGCACGTCGGGGGTGTGGCGACGCTGCCGGTCGACCGGTCGGTCCGCGGCGTCCGGGTCGACGAGCCGGTGGCGGTGCCGTTCGCCGAGCCGGCACCGCTGGGGGAGAACGTGCTGGGCGCCGTCGAGCGGCGGATCGGGCAGCCGCTGCCGGACGCCTACCGGCGGCTGCTCGGCGCGGCGACCGGGGTCGGCCCGACCGCGCCCGGCGTCCACCCGGAGCACGGGTTCGTCGTCGACCAGCCGTTCTTCGCGGTCGGCCACGCCGACCGCCACCAGGACCTGCTCTACGCGCGCCACTGGTTCACCGACCGGTTCACCGCCGACTACCTGCCGATCGGCTACGTCCAGGGCGGTGTGCTCGCGCTCCGGCTGACCGGTCCGGACGTCGGGTCGGTCTGGTTCGCCGACGACGACGATCCGCGGGACGACGACCGGTACGACGCCGCCGGGTACTGCGCCGAGCTGCTGGTGCGCTGCGCGGACGACCTGGACGCGTTCCGGTCGGCGCTGTCGGTGGTGCCGCGTGCGCTGGTGGACGTGGTGGTCACGCGGGTCACGTCCGGCGCCGCCGCCCCGATCGAGGTGCCCGGAGCCGGTGCGTCCCTGCCGGGCTGACCCGCGATCAGGGCTGGCCCGCGATCAGGGCTGACCCGTGGTCGGGGCCGACTCGAGGAACTCGTCGATCATCGCGGCCAGCCACTCGGCGCGCTGCGGAACCATCGTGTGGGTGGTGCCGGGCAGGATCGCCAGCCGGCAGGCGGGCAGCGCGGTGACGTCGCCGGGCACCCCGCCGCCGAGCAGCCGGAACAGCTCCACCACGTGTTCGGGCCGGACGATGTCGGCGTCCCCGAACACCAGCAGCACCGGGGCGGTCAGCGCCGCCAGCTCCGCGGGCGTCCACTCGGGAGGGCTCGCGTCCAGCGCGGTCACCTTGGTCACCAGACCGGCGAAGCCCGCCGGGTCGGGTGCGGTGCGCAGGTACTCCTCGTGCAGCTCGGAGCCGTGCAGGTGCTCGGGCGCGAGGTCGGCGACGCCGTCCAGCAGCCCGGGGTGGAGCCCGTCGGCGGTGACGCTCACCGAGGCGAGCACGAGCCCGCCGACCCGGTCGCCGTGGTCGGTGCCGAGCCGCAGCGCGATCGCCGCGCCCAGGCTCCAGCCGAACACGTCCGCCACCGGGACCCCGAGCCGGTCGAGCAGCTCGACGACGTCCGCAGCGCAGTGCTCGACGGTGAGCGGCCGCTCGGCGTCCGGCGTGTGCCCGTGTGCCTGCAGTTCGACGGCGAGCACCCGGCGGTCCTTCGCCAGCAGCGGCAGGATCATCCCGAACGAGGTGCCGATGCCGGACAGCGCGCCGTGGATCAGCACCAGCGGGCGGCCGTCCGGGCGGCCGTGGTCCTCGTAGTAGATCTCCATGTGTCCAACGATGGCTGGGCCCCCTTACGATTCGCTTCTGACCGGCTCGGCCCCGCGGAAGGTGATGCTTTGCAGTTCGGTGTGCTCGGGCCGCTGCAGGTCACCACCGACGACGGCACGCCGGTCGTCGTCCCCGGCGCGAAGGTGCGGTTGCTGTTGGCGGACCTGCTGACCCATCGCAACCAGGTGGTGTCCGCCGACCGGCTGATCGACGACCTGTGGGGCGCGGACGCGCCCGCGAACCCGGCCGGGGCACTTCAGGTCCGCGTCTCTCAACTGCGAAAAGCCCTGGCGGACGCCGAGCGGGGCGGGCGTGACCTGGTGGAGTCCCGCGCTCCCGGCTACCTGCTGCGCACCACCGCGGTCGACGCGGACCGGTTCGCCGCGCTCGCCACCGGGTCGGACGCCGAGTCGCTGACCGCCGCGCTGGCGCTCTGGCGCGGTGACGCCTACGCCGACCTCGCCGACGAGGAGTTCGTCCGGGCGGAGGTCACCCGGCTGGCCGAGCAGCGTCTGGTCGCGTGCGAGCGGCTGGCCGCCGCCCGGCTCGCGCGCGGCGAACACGACCTGGTCGCCGCGGACCTCGCCGAGCTGGTGGCGGGCAACCCGCTCCGGGAGGCGCTGCGGGCGCTGCACATCCGGGCGCTCTACGCGGCCGGTCGCCAGGCCGAGGCGCTGGACAGCTACGCGGACCTGCGCACGCGCCTCGCCGACGAGCTGGGGCTGGACCCGAGCCCGGAGCTGGTCGCGCTGCACGGCAAGCTGCTCGCGCAGGACGCCTCGCTCGCGGGGCCGCCGGCCGCCGCCCGGATCCGGAATAGCTTTCCCGCGCGGCTCGACGAGCTGGTCGGCCGCGGTGAGGCACTGGCCGAGCTGCGTCGGCTGGTTCCGTCCCGGCGGCTGGTCACGCTCGTCGGCCCCGGTGGCGTGGGCAAGACCCGGCTGGCCACCGAGGTCGCCGGGGGTCTCCGCGCCCCGGACGGCGTCCACCTGGTCGAGCTGGCCGCGCTGGCGCCGGGTGACCCCGCAGTCGCCGAGCGGGTGCTGGCCGCCCTGGACGTGCACGAGGCCCCCGGCTCCCGGGTGACCCCCGTGGACCGCCTCACCACCGCACTCCGGGGCCGGAACCTGATCGTCGTCCTCGACAACTGCGAACACGTCCTCGACCCCGCCGCCGACCTGGTCGGCCACCTGCTCCGGGACGCGCCGGACGTCACGGTGCTGGCCACCAGCCGCGAACCGCTCGGGTTGACCGGCGAGGTGGTCTGGGAGGTGCCGCCTCTGCCCCTGCCGGACGACGAGAACGATGTGGACGCCGTCCGGCGCTCCGCCGCCGCGCGGCTGTTCACCGCACGGGCGGCGCAGCAGCAGCGGACATTTCGCCTGGACGAGCACACCGCACCCGCGGTCGCCCAGCTCTGCCGCCGGCTGGACGGCCTGCCGCTCGCGCTGGAGCTGGCCGCCACCCGGGTCCGGTCGCTCGGGCTGGCCGGGGTCGTCGAGCGGCTGGACGACCGGTTCACGCTGCTCACCGCCGCGACGCGGGACCGGCCGTCCCGGCAGCGGACGCTCACCGCGGTGATCGGCTGGAGCTGGGACCTGCTGTCGGACGCCGACCGCCAGGTGCTGGCCCGGCTGGCGGTGTTCAGCGGCGGCTGCACCGCGGACGCGGCGGTCCGGGTCTGCGCGACCGACGTCGACACGCTCGCGGGCCTGGTGGACCGGTCGCTGGTGGTGCTCGACGACGGGGCCACCCCGCGCTACCGGCTGCTGGAGTCCGTCGCCGCGTTCGGCCTGGAGCGGTTGGGCGACCATGCGGACGCGCGTGCCCGGCACGCCGCGTACTACACCGAGCTGGCCGAGCGCGCCGACCCGGCGCTGCGCGGCCCGCAGCAGGCGGAGTGGCTGGCCCGGCTGGACGTGGAGAGCCCGAACTTCCGTGCCGCGCTCGACCACGGCGGTGGCCTGCGCCTGGCGAACGCGCTGACCTGGTACTGGTTCCTGCGCGGGCGGCTCACCGAGGCGCGGCGGGCGCTCGCGCTGGACGGCGATCCGGCCGAGGAAGCCAGGGCGGTGCCGTGGCGGCTCGGGTTCGCGATCCTGCACGGCGCCCCGGTCGCGGCCGATCACGTGCGCAAGGTCGTCGCGGGATGCGCGGACGACCGATCGGCCTGGTTCGTGGGGAGCGCCGTGCTCGAACGCAGCGAGGTGGCGCTGGCCGACGAGCTGCTGCCCGCCGAGCCGGCCGACCGCTGGACCGAGGCCGTGGTCGCCAGCACCCGGGCGATGCTCGCGCACGCCACCGGCGACCTGGACGCGCTGGAGCGGTACGCGACCCGCAGCGCGGAGATCTTCGCCGAGCTGGGGGACCTGTGGGGGCGGCTTCGCGCCTCCGACTGGCTCGGTGGCCTGGCCGAGATGCGCGGTGACCACGACGCCGCGGCCGCGCTGCACCGGGAGGGTCTGCGCTGGGCGGAGTCGCTCTCGCTCTGGCCCGAGGTCGGCGGCAAGCTGTCCTGGCTGGCGTGGCTCGCGGTGCAGAACCGCGACTACGCCCGGGGCCGGGAGCTGGCCGAGCGGGCGCTCCGGCTGGCGGTCGAGCAGGGCACCGCGTCCGCGATCGTGTTCGCCGAGCTCAGCCTCGGCATCGCCGCCCGCCGGTCGGGGGCGCTCGATGTTGCGGTCGAGCACCTCACCGGGCTCGTCGACCGCGGACGCGCCGAGGCGCAGCCCGCGCTCTACCTGCCGATGATCCTGGTGGAGCTGGGATACGCGGCCGAGCAGCGCGGCGACCCGGACGCCGGGCTGGCGCTGCACCGCGAGGCGTTCGCGGTCGCCCAGCGGTTCGCGGTGGCGCAGGAGATGGAGCTGCCCCGGGACGCGATCACCGCGGTGGAGGGGATGGCGTCCGCGGTGGCCTCGCCGTCGCCGGAGACCGCGGCGCGCCTGCTCGGCGCCGCGGCGGCGGCCCGGGTGGCGGTCGAGGCTCCGGCGGCGCCGGCCGAGCGCGACGACACCGACCGGGTGGCCGAACGCCTCGTCACGACGCTCGGCCCCGACCGCTTCGATGCGCTCCACGCCGAGGGGCGGGCGCTCGCCGCGGAGGAGGCCGTCGCCCTCCTCTGAACGGTCGCGCCCACCCCGCCCGGATCAAGCAGCCTTGGGGCGGTAGCTGGCGATGATGACGCCGCTCTTGTGGATGCGGGTGTCGAGCAGCTCGAACGTCGCCGCGTACTCGCCCAGCGGCGTGGTGACGCTTGGTCCGCCCACCAGCACCGGGTGGATCCAGAACCGCACCTCGTCGACGAGCCCGGCGGCGATCAGCTGCGTGGTGACCGAGCCGAACCCGTACTGCAGGATGTCCTTGCCGTCCTGCTTCTTGAGCGCAGCGACCGCTTCGACCAGGTCACCCTGCAGCACCTCGCTGTTGCGCCAGCTGGGGTTCGTCAGCGTCCGCGAGGCGACCCACTTCTTCACCGAGTTGAAGTAGGCGGCGCCGGTGGACGGGTCACTCTCGTCCATGTTCGGCCACGCGGAGGCGAAACCCTCGTAGGTCGCCCGGCCCATGAGCAGCGCGTCCGCGTTCGCGGTCTGCTCCCCGGCGAACGCCGAGGCCTCGTCGTCGAAGTACGGCGCGGTCCACATCGGGTTCTCGATGACGCCGTCGAGGGTCAGGTACGTCGAGTTGATGAGCTTGCGCATGATCGTCTCTCCAGCGAGTTATCGGTGTTGTTCTCTGTGCTGTCGGTACTGTGCCTGCGGCGACTTACGGTTTCCTTTCGGTCCCCTTCCGGCGCCGCGAGCGCGGCGAAAAATATGTCGCACCCCGGTGGTTCACTGTGGAGGTCAACCGGTCCATGAGCGGCGCCACCCCGATTCCGGAGGAATCGACTATGGCGGACGAACCGTCCAGCGGAACAACCCAGCTCACCGAGTCCGACACGCGTCCCGCGGAGCCCGCTCCGCCGCCCCGGCGCCGAAGTTGGCCGGTCTTCGCGGTGATCGCGGTCGGGGTGATCGTGTTCCTCGTCGGCGGTGCCGGCGGGTCGTACCAGAGCAAACTCGGCGAGGTCCAGAAGAACGACAACGCCTCCTACCTCCCCGCGTCGGCCGAGTCGACGATCGCCGGGAACGAGGCCGAGAAGTTCACCCCGGTGCAGAACATCCCGGGGTTCGTCGTCTTCCACCGGGACGCCGGCCTGACCCCGGCCGACAAGTCCGCGATCGACGGCCTGGCCACCACCGTCCGTGACCTGCCCGGCGTCGACGCCCAGGCCGTGACGCCGCCGGAGTACTCCGAGGACGGGCAGACCGCGTCGCTCTTCGTGCCGCTGATCGCCTCGAACAACGGCGAGGAGCTCAACGGCGAACAGCTGCTCGAGCACGAGCAAGAGGTGCTCAGGGTCGCGCGTGACGCGGCGCCAGACGGCCTCGACGTCCATTCCGCCGGTCCGGGTGGCCTGCTCGTCGCGTTCATCGACGCGTTCTCCGGGCTCGACAGCACGCTGCTGCTCACCGCGGTCGGCGTCATCTTCGTGATCCTGCTGCTGGTCTACCGGTCGATTGTCCTACCGTTCCTGCCGCTGATCTCGGCGGGGCTCGCGCTGGGCGTGTCCTCGCTGGTCGTCTACTTCCTGGCGAAGAACGAAGTCCTGACGCTGACCGGGCAGAGCCAGAGCATTTTGTCGGTGCTGGTACTCGGGGCGGGAACCGACTACGCGCTGCTGCTCATCGCCCGCTACCGCGAGGAGCTGCACGAATACGCACCGTTCGACGCGATGATCGCGGCGTGGAAGGCCTCGAT
The sequence above is a segment of the Cryptosporangium aurantiacum genome. Coding sequences within it:
- a CDS encoding BTAD domain-containing putative transcriptional regulator, whose translation is MQFGVLGPLQVTTDDGTPVVVPGAKVRLLLADLLTHRNQVVSADRLIDDLWGADAPANPAGALQVRVSQLRKALADAERGGRDLVESRAPGYLLRTTAVDADRFAALATGSDAESLTAALALWRGDAYADLADEEFVRAEVTRLAEQRLVACERLAAARLARGEHDLVAADLAELVAGNPLREALRALHIRALYAAGRQAEALDSYADLRTRLADELGLDPSPELVALHGKLLAQDASLAGPPAAARIRNSFPARLDELVGRGEALAELRRLVPSRRLVTLVGPGGVGKTRLATEVAGGLRAPDGVHLVELAALAPGDPAVAERVLAALDVHEAPGSRVTPVDRLTTALRGRNLIVVLDNCEHVLDPAADLVGHLLRDAPDVTVLATSREPLGLTGEVVWEVPPLPLPDDENDVDAVRRSAAARLFTARAAQQQRTFRLDEHTAPAVAQLCRRLDGLPLALELAATRVRSLGLAGVVERLDDRFTLLTAATRDRPSRQRTLTAVIGWSWDLLSDADRQVLARLAVFSGGCTADAAVRVCATDVDTLAGLVDRSLVVLDDGATPRYRLLESVAAFGLERLGDHADARARHAAYYTELAERADPALRGPQQAEWLARLDVESPNFRAALDHGGGLRLANALTWYWFLRGRLTEARRALALDGDPAEEARAVPWRLGFAILHGAPVAADHVRKVVAGCADDRSAWFVGSAVLERSEVALADELLPAEPADRWTEAVVASTRAMLAHATGDLDALERYATRSAEIFAELGDLWGRLRASDWLGGLAEMRGDHDAAAALHREGLRWAESLSLWPEVGGKLSWLAWLAVQNRDYARGRELAERALRLAVEQGTASAIVFAELSLGIAARRSGALDVAVEHLTGLVDRGRAEAQPALYLPMILVELGYAAEQRGDPDAGLALHREAFAVAQRFAVAQEMELPRDAITAVEGMASAVASPSPETAARLLGAAAAARVAVEAPAAPAERDDTDRVAERLVTTLGPDRFDALHAEGRALAAEEAVALL
- a CDS encoding dihydrofolate reductase family protein, which encodes MRKLINSTYLTLDGVIENPMWTAPYFDDEASAFAGEQTANADALLMGRATYEGFASAWPNMDESDPSTGAAYFNSVKKWVASRTLTNPSWRNSEVLQGDLVEAVAALKKQDGKDILQYGFGSVTTQLIAAGLVDEVRFWIHPVLVGGPSVTTPLGEYAATFELLDTRIHKSGVIIASYRPKAA